A portion of the Streptomyces erythrochromogenes genome contains these proteins:
- the eccCa gene encoding type VII secretion protein EccCa yields the protein MSQIVVKRPPRSLPPEVPSEELRLEAPPELPRGQQEGMLMQLLPMLGMGSSVVFFFMPGAAPFMRIMGVLMLASTVGMVVAQLVRYRRGTQGQMADVRRDYLKYLAQTRRQVRRTARAQRDAQLYLHPSPEQLWSVVADGSRLWERRVGDPDFGQARLGLGAQRLATPLVAPETAPVDELEPLTAGAMQRFLKVHSSLDGLPMAVSMRAFYHVAVSGEPESARGAARALVAQLATLHSPEDLMVAVVAAPGAVPAWDWTKWLPHTQLPGQVDGAGTKRLFGDDLAELEGMLASRLEGRPRFSRDVSPVLDQPHLVVVLDGGMVPPDSVFAAAEGLQGVTIIEVVAGELDEPRGGLSVVVRPGRLRLESGGGVAYEGVPDTLSLPAAEALARQLAPLRTGGGDDDEPLLANLDFTDLLNLGDAAAVDVARTWRPRSAGERLRVPIGVGEDGGPVMLDLKEAAQEGMGPHGLCVGATGSGKSELLRTLVLGLAVTHTSETLNFVLADFKGGATFTGMGQMPHVAAVITNLADDLTLVDRMGDSIRGELQRRQELLRSAGNYANIHDYEKARAAGAPLEPLASLVLVIDEFSELLTAKPDFIDMFIQIGRIGRSLGVHLLLASQRLEEGKLRGLDTYLSYRIGLRTFSAAESRTAIGVPDAYHLPSVPGSGYLKFGTDEMVRFKAAYVSGTYRSGGPDLSVGRFPVERRPALFTAAPVPVVYAAPDPAYLAAQSAREDDALADTVLDVIVSRLEGQGVPAHQVWLPPLDQAPPLDQLLPALAPSAERGLHAEGYTRPGGLVVPLGLIDKPFEQRREVLYRDFSGAAGHMMVVGGPQSGKSTLMRTLISSFALTHTPREVQFYGLDFGGGSLSAVSDLPHVGGIASRLDPERVRRTVAEVGGVLNRREEFFRSNGIDSIATYRRRRAAGDLPHEPWGDVFLIVDGWGNFRGEYEVLEQVVTDIAARGLGYGIHVVITAGRYMEVRAALKDQMLSRLELRLGDTMDSEFDRKVAANVPTGMPGRGQVAEKLHFLGALPRVDGSHEAGDLSEATAAFVEAVRQNWAGPAAPGVRLLPRLLHSDQLPKGGEFPGRGIAIGIDETDLEPVFVDFETDPFLLVFGESESGKTNLLRLIAKQIAERYTPDQARLVVGDYRRTLLGALPEEHLLEYAPMASSLQMHMEALGGVFSRRQPPADVTPQQLRDRSWWTGPDVFIIIDDFDLVATSQGNPLAPLVEYLPFARDTGVRFIIARSSAGASRSMYESFMQRIKELGAQGVVLSGDPAEGDLVGTVRPRPMPPGRGYFASRRRGTSLVQLGRMPGGM from the coding sequence GTGAGCCAGATCGTCGTCAAACGCCCGCCGCGGTCCCTGCCGCCCGAGGTTCCTTCGGAGGAGCTGAGGCTGGAGGCTCCTCCCGAACTTCCGCGCGGGCAGCAGGAGGGCATGCTGATGCAGCTCCTGCCGATGCTCGGCATGGGCTCCTCCGTCGTCTTCTTCTTCATGCCGGGCGCGGCCCCGTTCATGCGCATCATGGGTGTGCTGATGCTGGCGTCGACGGTGGGCATGGTCGTGGCGCAGCTGGTGCGCTACCGGCGCGGTACGCAGGGGCAAATGGCCGATGTGCGCCGGGACTACCTCAAGTACCTCGCCCAGACGCGCCGTCAGGTGCGGCGGACCGCCCGGGCGCAGCGCGACGCACAGCTGTACCTGCACCCCTCTCCCGAGCAGTTGTGGTCGGTGGTGGCGGACGGTTCGCGGCTGTGGGAGCGGCGGGTCGGCGATCCGGACTTCGGCCAGGCCCGGCTGGGGCTGGGTGCACAGCGTCTGGCGACCCCGCTGGTAGCGCCCGAGACGGCGCCGGTGGACGAGCTGGAGCCGCTGACGGCGGGTGCGATGCAGCGCTTCCTGAAGGTGCACTCCTCGCTGGACGGGCTGCCGATGGCGGTGTCGATGCGCGCCTTCTACCACGTGGCGGTGTCCGGGGAGCCGGAGTCGGCGCGCGGCGCGGCGCGGGCGCTGGTCGCGCAGCTGGCGACGCTGCACTCCCCCGAGGACCTGATGGTGGCCGTGGTGGCCGCGCCCGGTGCGGTGCCCGCGTGGGACTGGACGAAGTGGCTGCCGCACACGCAGCTCCCGGGGCAGGTCGACGGCGCCGGTACGAAGCGGCTGTTCGGCGACGACCTCGCCGAGCTGGAGGGGATGCTGGCGTCCCGGCTGGAGGGGCGGCCGCGGTTCAGCCGCGACGTGTCCCCCGTACTGGACCAGCCGCACCTGGTGGTGGTGCTGGACGGCGGCATGGTGCCCCCGGACTCGGTGTTCGCGGCGGCCGAGGGCCTGCAAGGCGTCACCATCATCGAGGTGGTCGCGGGCGAGCTGGACGAGCCGCGCGGTGGTCTGTCGGTCGTGGTGCGTCCGGGCCGGCTGCGCCTGGAGTCGGGCGGCGGGGTCGCGTACGAGGGTGTCCCGGACACCCTGTCGCTGCCCGCGGCGGAGGCCCTCGCGCGGCAGCTGGCGCCGCTGCGCACGGGTGGCGGGGACGACGACGAGCCGCTGCTGGCGAACCTGGACTTCACGGACCTGCTGAACCTGGGCGACGCGGCCGCGGTCGACGTGGCGCGGACCTGGCGGCCGCGGTCGGCCGGTGAACGGCTGCGCGTGCCGATCGGCGTCGGCGAGGACGGCGGCCCGGTCATGCTGGACCTGAAGGAGGCCGCGCAGGAGGGCATGGGCCCGCACGGCCTGTGCGTGGGTGCGACCGGTTCGGGCAAGTCGGAGCTGCTGCGCACGCTGGTGCTGGGTCTGGCGGTCACGCACACCTCGGAGACGCTGAACTTCGTGCTCGCCGACTTCAAGGGCGGTGCGACCTTCACGGGCATGGGCCAGATGCCGCACGTCGCGGCGGTCATCACGAACCTGGCGGACGACCTGACGCTCGTGGACCGCATGGGCGACTCGATCCGCGGCGAGCTGCAGCGCCGTCAGGAGCTGCTGCGTTCGGCGGGCAACTACGCGAACATCCACGACTACGAGAAGGCCCGTGCGGCCGGCGCCCCGCTGGAGCCGCTGGCTTCGCTGGTGCTGGTCATCGACGAGTTCAGCGAACTGCTGACGGCGAAGCCCGACTTCATCGACATGTTCATCCAGATCGGCCGCATCGGCCGGTCGCTGGGCGTGCACCTGCTGCTGGCGTCGCAGCGCCTGGAGGAGGGCAAGCTGCGCGGCCTGGACACGTACCTGTCGTACCGGATCGGTCTGCGGACCTTCTCGGCGGCGGAGTCTCGGACGGCGATCGGCGTGCCGGACGCCTACCACCTGCCGTCGGTGCCCGGTTCGGGCTATCTGAAGTTCGGTACGGACGAGATGGTGCGCTTCAAGGCGGCGTACGTGTCGGGCACCTACCGCTCGGGCGGGCCGGACCTCTCGGTGGGGCGGTTCCCGGTGGAGCGGCGGCCCGCGCTGTTCACGGCGGCGCCGGTGCCGGTGGTGTACGCGGCCCCGGACCCGGCGTACCTGGCGGCGCAGTCGGCGCGCGAGGACGACGCGCTCGCGGACACCGTGCTGGACGTGATCGTGAGCCGGCTGGAGGGGCAGGGGGTGCCGGCGCACCAGGTGTGGCTGCCGCCGCTCGACCAGGCTCCGCCGCTGGACCAGCTGCTTCCGGCGCTGGCGCCGAGCGCGGAGCGCGGGCTGCACGCGGAGGGCTACACGCGGCCCGGCGGGCTGGTCGTACCGCTCGGCCTGATCGACAAGCCGTTCGAGCAGCGGCGCGAGGTGCTGTACCGGGACTTCTCCGGCGCGGCGGGCCACATGATGGTGGTCGGCGGTCCCCAGTCGGGCAAGTCGACGCTGATGCGGACGCTGATCTCCTCCTTCGCGCTGACGCACACCCCGCGCGAGGTGCAGTTCTACGGGCTGGACTTCGGCGGTGGCAGCCTGTCGGCGGTCTCCGACCTGCCGCACGTGGGCGGTATCGCCTCGCGTCTGGACCCGGAGCGGGTGCGGCGCACGGTCGCGGAGGTGGGGGGCGTCCTCAACCGCCGCGAGGAGTTCTTCCGCTCGAACGGCATCGACTCGATCGCCACCTACCGGCGCCGGCGCGCGGCGGGGGATCTGCCGCACGAGCCGTGGGGCGACGTGTTCCTGATCGTCGACGGCTGGGGCAACTTCCGCGGCGAGTACGAGGTCCTGGAGCAGGTCGTCACGGACATCGCCGCGCGCGGTCTGGGCTACGGCATCCACGTGGTGATCACCGCGGGCCGGTACATGGAGGTCCGGGCGGCGCTGAAGGACCAGATGCTCAGCCGGCTGGAGCTGCGGCTCGGCGACACCATGGACTCGGAGTTCGACCGGAAGGTCGCGGCGAACGTCCCCACGGGGATGCCGGGCCGCGGCCAGGTGGCGGAGAAGCTTCACTTCCTGGGCGCGCTCCCGCGGGTCGACGGCTCGCACGAGGCCGGTGACCTGTCGGAGGCCACGGCGGCCTTCGTGGAGGCGGTCCGGCAGAACTGGGCGGGGCCGGCGGCTCCGGGCGTGCGGCTGCTGCCGCGGCTGCTCCACTCCGACCAGCTGCCCAAGGGCGGGGAGTTCCCCGGGCGCGGGATCGCGATCGGCATCGACGAGACCGATCTGGAGCCGGTGTTCGTCGACTTCGAGACCGACCCCTTCCTGCTGGTCTTCGGCGAGAGCGAGTCGGGCAAGACGAACCTGCTGCGGCTCATCGCCAAGCAGATCGCGGAGCGGTACACCCCGGACCAGGCGCGCCTGGTGGTGGGCGACTACCGGCGGACGCTGCTCGGGGCACTGCCGGAGGAGCACCTGCTGGAGTACGCGCCGATGGCGAGCTCCCTCCAGATGCACATGGAGGCGCTGGGCGGGGTGTTCTCCCGGCGGCAGCCTCCGGCGGACGTCACTCCGCAGCAGCTGCGCGACCGCAGCTGGTGGACGGGCCCGGACGTGTTCATCATCATCGACGACTTCGACCTGGTGGCCACGAGCCAGGGCAATCCGCTGGCGCCGCTGGTGGAGTACCTGCCGTTCGCCCGCGACACGGGCGTGCGCTTCATCATCGCGCGCAGCTCGGCCGGCGCGTCCCGCTCGATGTACGAGTCGTTCATGCAGCGGATCAAGGAGCTGGGCGCGCAGGGCGTCGTCCTGTCCGGCGATCCGGCGGAGGGCGATCTGGTCGGCACCGTCCGGCCGCGTCCGATGCCGCCGGGCCGGGGCTACTTCGCCTCCCGGCGGCGGGGCACGTCGCTGGTCCAGCTCGGCCGGATGCCGGGCGGCATGTGA
- a CDS encoding DUF397 domain-containing protein, which produces MGTQQEKDELYALDISGVEWEGPPGTSPDEERVEIARLPDGAVAMRSSLDRETVLRYTAAEWEAFVLGARDGEFDLDRHQP; this is translated from the coding sequence ATGGGCACCCAGCAGGAGAAGGACGAGCTGTACGCGCTCGACATCAGCGGTGTGGAGTGGGAAGGGCCTCCGGGGACCAGCCCGGACGAGGAGAGGGTGGAGATCGCGCGGCTTCCCGACGGGGCGGTGGCGATGCGCTCCTCGCTGGACCGGGAGACGGTGCTGCGCTACACGGCCGCCGAGTGGGAGGCCTTCGTGCTCGGCGCCAGGGACGGCGAGTTCGACCTGGACCGCCACCAGCCCTGA
- a CDS encoding WXG100 family type VII secretion target, whose product MTANDGTRVRYETVQQMADRIRVVSGNILKDLAEMEQAVKVVTDTWDGEAHQEYLNLQKKYKAKADTMHAELEKVAKLIERGKDDYRATDKRASTLFTEAY is encoded by the coding sequence ATGACGGCGAACGACGGGACCCGGGTCCGGTACGAGACCGTTCAGCAGATGGCGGACCGCATCCGGGTCGTCTCCGGGAACATCCTCAAGGACCTGGCCGAGATGGAGCAGGCCGTGAAGGTCGTCACGGACACCTGGGACGGTGAGGCGCACCAGGAGTACCTCAACCTCCAGAAGAAGTACAAGGCCAAGGCCGACACCATGCACGCGGAGCTCGAGAAGGTCGCCAAGCTCATCGAGCGCGGCAAGGACGACTACCGGGCCACCGACAAGCGGGCCTCGACCCTCTTCACCGAGGCCTACTGA
- a CDS encoding WXG100 family type VII secretion target → MSTNTFGLADDPVVQAKNKIQETGTAVSKQARELADIIATVSAGWTGVGASGFITAQTTLNDSHDEIRRLLGVLHNAVAQTKNLSNAQDEEVRAAFKNAVQPPSGSGPRSGLDGI, encoded by the coding sequence ATGAGCACGAACACCTTCGGACTTGCAGACGATCCGGTCGTCCAGGCGAAGAACAAGATCCAGGAGACGGGAACCGCCGTCTCCAAGCAGGCCCGCGAGCTGGCCGACATCATCGCCACCGTGAGCGCCGGCTGGACCGGTGTGGGCGCCTCGGGCTTCATCACGGCCCAGACGACGCTCAACGACAGCCACGACGAGATCCGCCGGCTCCTCGGCGTCCTGCACAACGCCGTGGCGCAGACCAAGAACCTCAGCAACGCGCAGGACGAGGAGGTGCGGGCCGCGTTCAAGAACGCCGTCCAGCCGCCGTCCGGCTCCGGCCCGCGTTCGGGCCTCGACGGCATCTGA
- the mycP gene encoding type VII secretion-associated serine protease mycosin, giving the protein MPQNRKPRRVLLTAAFALALAAGGGAAGTTGAASAAWTPPAGTPAPHPPYALRLDGAGECTFPMKKQIEDRPWALQRLLLDELWAQTKGKDKSGASVRVAVIDTGVDRANPQLSGALDVGAGKDFVDPKGGDGTTDTVGHGTKVAGLIAARPQAGTGFVGLAPEATIIPIRQNDGQGKGNALSLSQAIDHAVAKGARVINISQDTDVQLSADSELGKSVQKAVAADIVVVASAGNDGMSGQKRKTYPAAFPGVLAVGASDRNNERAAFSQPGDFIGVAAPGVDMVSTVPGFGQCIDNGTSFSAPYVAGVAALLRAEHGDWSAQQIVWQIQNTAERAVNGRDDYVGWGVIDPVRALSQDQQAPKAPVPDPGPPPATAPQAAPLRLTETAQERQERYGTYALGIGAVLIAVIAGTATVIRDAHSRRRRLQ; this is encoded by the coding sequence ATGCCCCAGAACCGCAAGCCCCGGCGCGTGCTCCTCACGGCCGCCTTCGCCCTCGCCCTGGCCGCCGGCGGTGGTGCGGCGGGTACGACGGGGGCCGCCTCCGCGGCCTGGACCCCCCCGGCCGGGACCCCCGCGCCGCACCCTCCGTACGCGCTGCGCCTCGACGGCGCGGGGGAGTGCACCTTCCCCATGAAGAAGCAGATCGAGGACCGCCCCTGGGCCCTCCAGCGGCTCCTCCTCGACGAGCTCTGGGCGCAAACCAAGGGCAAGGACAAGAGCGGCGCGAGCGTCCGGGTGGCCGTCATCGACACCGGTGTGGACCGGGCGAACCCGCAGCTCAGCGGCGCTCTCGACGTCGGCGCGGGGAAGGACTTCGTCGACCCCAAGGGCGGTGACGGCACGACCGACACCGTCGGCCACGGCACCAAGGTCGCCGGGCTGATCGCGGCCCGCCCCCAGGCCGGAACGGGCTTCGTCGGCCTGGCCCCGGAAGCCACGATCATCCCCATCCGGCAGAACGACGGGCAGGGCAAGGGCAACGCCCTCTCCCTGAGCCAGGCGATCGACCACGCGGTCGCCAAGGGCGCCCGGGTCATCAACATCTCGCAGGACACCGACGTCCAGCTGTCCGCGGACTCCGAGCTCGGCAAGTCCGTCCAGAAGGCCGTCGCCGCCGACATCGTGGTCGTGGCCTCGGCGGGCAACGACGGCATGAGCGGCCAGAAGCGCAAGACCTATCCGGCCGCCTTCCCCGGCGTCCTCGCCGTGGGCGCCTCGGACCGCAACAACGAGCGCGCCGCCTTCTCCCAGCCCGGCGACTTCATCGGGGTCGCCGCTCCCGGAGTGGACATGGTCTCCACCGTCCCGGGCTTCGGCCAGTGCATCGACAACGGCACCAGCTTCTCCGCGCCCTACGTCGCCGGGGTCGCCGCCCTGCTGCGCGCCGAGCACGGCGACTGGTCCGCGCAGCAGATCGTCTGGCAGATCCAGAACACGGCCGAGCGTGCCGTCAACGGCCGTGACGACTACGTCGGTTGGGGGGTCATCGACCCCGTCCGCGCCCTCAGCCAGGACCAGCAGGCCCCGAAGGCCCCCGTACCGGACCCGGGCCCGCCCCCGGCGACGGCACCGCAGGCCGCACCCCTCCGGCTCACCGAAACCGCCCAGGAGCGACAGGAGCGTTACGGCACCTACGCTCTCGGTATCGGCGCCGTTCTGATCGCCGTCATCGCGGGCACGGCGACGGTCATCAGGGACGCGCACAGCCGTCGACGCCGTTTGCAGTGA
- the eccB gene encoding type VII secretion protein EccB, whose translation MASRRDELNAYTFAKRRTVAAFLQPSATGTEEGAPRPLRAVLPGVIVGALVLAGFGAWGMFKPTAPKGWDEPGTRVIVGKDSTTRYVVLTTKVGGKDQTRLHPVLNLASARLLLDPQKFKVVQVEDKVLDAGRPPRGPIIGIPYAPDRLPSKPEAGKAKRWAVCQQPGGNGRGVQTATFVLADREASVTDDARRLTDTQSLYVESTGPGKERYLVDATGTKYRFPEGTPAAGTMTNALVGTGATPQQVGPEWLGTLNSGDDLAFPPIPGKAGAGADVKGLTTADNKVGMVLKAQTGSGAQHYVVLPGKVAPVSDFVAWLLISAPATDGLNMHGKAREVDLQSLDPDATPFAGDVKWPQKKTERINRTTPPAGTQASGSNNRDTVCNVLRSVDGQGNQTLSTWAGTGYPVDITASGTSAYVTPGSGLLYTQVQGKQTTAGGSLFLVTDTGLRYAVQANGDSDSEQSEIGAPDQSKAGGDGRPEASQAQVRLGYGGVTPAMVPIAWSEFLSKGPRLDTNSARQPQGS comes from the coding sequence ATGGCATCACGACGTGATGAGCTCAACGCGTACACCTTTGCGAAGCGGCGGACGGTGGCCGCGTTCCTCCAGCCCTCCGCCACGGGGACCGAGGAAGGGGCGCCCCGGCCCCTGCGCGCGGTCCTGCCGGGAGTGATCGTCGGAGCCCTCGTGCTCGCCGGGTTCGGCGCCTGGGGCATGTTCAAGCCGACCGCTCCCAAGGGCTGGGACGAGCCCGGAACGAGGGTCATCGTCGGCAAGGACTCGACGACCCGCTACGTGGTCCTGACGACGAAGGTGGGCGGCAAGGACCAGACGCGTCTGCACCCGGTGCTGAACCTCGCCTCCGCCCGACTCCTGCTGGACCCGCAGAAGTTCAAGGTGGTGCAGGTCGAGGACAAGGTCCTGGACGCGGGCAGGCCGCCGCGCGGCCCCATCATCGGCATCCCGTACGCCCCCGACCGGCTCCCCTCCAAGCCCGAGGCCGGCAAGGCCAAGCGCTGGGCGGTATGCCAGCAGCCCGGCGGCAACGGCCGCGGCGTGCAGACCGCCACCTTCGTCCTCGCGGACCGCGAGGCGTCCGTGACGGACGACGCGCGCAGGCTCACCGACACCCAGTCGCTGTACGTGGAGAGCACCGGCCCGGGCAAGGAGCGGTACCTGGTCGACGCGACCGGCACGAAGTACAGGTTCCCCGAGGGCACCCCGGCCGCCGGAACGATGACGAATGCCCTGGTCGGCACCGGAGCCACCCCGCAGCAGGTCGGCCCGGAATGGCTCGGCACCCTCAACTCCGGCGACGACCTGGCCTTCCCGCCCATCCCCGGGAAGGCCGGGGCCGGCGCCGACGTCAAGGGCCTGACCACCGCCGACAACAAGGTCGGCATGGTGCTCAAGGCCCAGACCGGCTCCGGCGCCCAGCACTACGTGGTCCTCCCCGGCAAGGTCGCACCCGTCTCCGACTTCGTCGCCTGGCTGCTGATCTCGGCGCCGGCGACCGACGGCCTCAACATGCACGGCAAGGCCCGTGAGGTCGACCTCCAGTCCCTCGACCCGGACGCCACCCCCTTCGCCGGCGACGTCAAGTGGCCGCAGAAGAAGACCGAGCGGATCAACCGGACGACGCCGCCCGCCGGCACCCAGGCGAGCGGCTCCAACAACCGCGACACCGTCTGCAACGTCCTGCGCTCGGTCGACGGCCAGGGCAACCAGACGCTGAGCACCTGGGCCGGCACCGGCTACCCCGTCGACATCACCGCCAGCGGCACGAGCGCGTACGTCACCCCCGGCTCCGGCCTGCTCTACACCCAGGTGCAGGGCAAGCAGACCACGGCCGGCGGTTCCCTCTTCCTGGTCACCGACACCGGCCTGCGGTACGCCGTCCAGGCCAACGGCGACAGCGACTCCGAGCAGTCCGAGATCGGTGCCCCCGACCAGTCCAAGGCGGGCGGGGACGGCCGCCCCGAGGCCAGCCAGGCGCAGGTCAGGCTCGGCTACGGCGGCGTCACCCCGGCCATGGTGCCCATCGCCTGGTCGGAGTTCCTCTCCAAGGGCCCCCGACTGGACACCAACTCCGCCCGCCAGCCACAGGGTTCGTGA
- the eccE gene encoding type VII secretion protein EccE, producing MATATEPQTGAPAPARGGVTPHPKSSPGRFGPFRLQQLVLLQVAAAGLLVAWVVEPLLLVPVGAFALVLVVLAVVRRHQRSLPEWIGSALALRARRRRAASFAVPAGTEPGLAPLVEADPALRTLTFSDRDRRPVGMIGDGTFLTAVVQVDTDVTALRPDRAARPLPLGVVRDILEVDGIRLESAQLVQHTQPAPAPHLPAQSMATRNYAPLQARTGTPAVRLTWIALKLDPELCPEAVTARGGGLAGAQRCVVRAADQLASRLAGAGFKATVLTEQELTAAMATSSCANPMAITQAGRSAGTGRRTEETSRIWRCDDRRHTTYWIGRWPQLGGAGAAALPQFVALLTSLPALATNFSLTMAPAERQGVTLTGHVRVTGRSDEELIAARRELERTARGVKAGLVRLDREQVPGLLASLPLGGAR from the coding sequence ATGGCCACGGCGACGGAGCCGCAGACCGGCGCGCCCGCACCCGCACGCGGCGGGGTGACGCCGCACCCCAAGTCGAGCCCCGGCCGCTTCGGTCCGTTCCGACTGCAACAACTCGTACTGCTCCAGGTCGCGGCGGCCGGACTGCTCGTGGCGTGGGTGGTCGAGCCCCTGCTCCTGGTCCCCGTCGGCGCGTTCGCGCTGGTGCTGGTGGTGCTCGCGGTCGTACGCCGCCACCAGCGTTCCCTTCCGGAGTGGATCGGCAGTGCGCTCGCACTGCGCGCACGCCGCCGCAGGGCCGCGTCCTTCGCCGTGCCCGCGGGCACCGAGCCGGGGCTGGCGCCGCTGGTCGAGGCCGATCCGGCCCTGCGCACCCTGACGTTCAGCGACCGCGACAGGCGTCCGGTCGGGATGATCGGCGACGGGACCTTCCTGACCGCGGTGGTGCAGGTGGACACGGACGTCACCGCGCTGCGGCCCGACCGGGCGGCGCGGCCGCTGCCGCTCGGCGTCGTACGGGACATCCTCGAAGTGGACGGCATCCGGCTGGAGTCCGCGCAGCTGGTGCAGCACACGCAGCCGGCGCCGGCCCCGCACCTGCCGGCCCAGTCGATGGCCACGCGCAACTACGCGCCGCTGCAGGCCCGTACGGGCACGCCCGCGGTGCGGCTGACGTGGATCGCGCTCAAGCTCGACCCGGAACTGTGCCCCGAGGCGGTCACCGCCCGCGGCGGCGGCCTTGCGGGCGCGCAGCGGTGCGTGGTGCGGGCCGCGGACCAGCTGGCGAGCCGGCTGGCCGGGGCCGGGTTCAAGGCCACCGTGCTGACCGAGCAGGAACTGACGGCGGCGATGGCCACCTCCTCGTGCGCGAACCCGATGGCGATCACCCAGGCCGGCCGGTCGGCCGGCACCGGGCGGCGCACCGAGGAGACCTCGCGGATCTGGCGCTGCGACGACCGCCGGCACACGACGTACTGGATAGGCCGCTGGCCGCAGCTGGGCGGCGCCGGGGCGGCGGCGCTGCCGCAGTTCGTGGCGCTGCTGACCTCCCTGCCGGCGCTCGCCACGAACTTCAGCCTGACGATGGCCCCGGCGGAGCGGCAGGGCGTGACCCTGACCGGACACGTACGGGTGACAGGGCGCAGCGACGAGGAACTGATCGCCGCACGGCGGGAGTTGGAGAGGACCGCGCGGGGCGTGAAGGCCGGGCTGGTCCGGCTCGACCGCGAACAGGTGCCGGGGCTGTTGGCTTCGCTGCCGCTGGGAGGCGCGCGATGA